TTAATTGGAAACGATTTTGATCCTAATTCTCCAGCATATATTGTGTATTTGCAAGACGACCAATGGGGTGGTGTAACCAACGATCATTTGAAAATTTGGGAAATTGATGTAAACTTTGCAGTTCCTGCTTTGTCTACAATTTCTGCCCCGCTTGTTATACCAACAGCACCTTTCGACTCTTTTCTAAGGCAATTTGGTACAGGAGATATAAGACAGCCAGGTACTAACAATAGAATTGATGCCATAAGTGGTGTTATTAGTTATGCCGCTAATTATAGAGCATTTCCAACATACAATTCTTGGTTAATTACATTTAATACAGATGTTGGAAGTATCACACCTGGTGTGCGCTGGATAGAATTGAGAAATACGGACATTACTCCTTGGACAATTTTTCAGGAAGGTACATATGCTCCTGCAGATGGCGAGGGTAGATTTATGGGAAGTGCTGCAATGGATCAAGACGGTAACATCGGATTGGCGTATAATATAGGAAGTGAAAACACAAGAGTTGGTATTAGATATACCGGTAGGTTAGATGGTGATCCATTAGGAGAAATGACATACCCAGAAAGTGTTATGGTTGATGGTAATGGAATTCAAACAAACACAAACCGATTTGGTGATTATACGCACTTAAGTATGGACCCAGATGGAGTAACTTTTTGGAACACTGGAGAGTATTTATCTGGCAATAATTTCTGGAGAACTAGAATTTCAGCTTTTAGAATTTCACCGTTCCTAACTAACGATGTAGGATTTTTCAATTTTGTATCACCACAAGATGGCGATTTAGGTACTGCAGAAACAGTGGAAGCGAGAATTTATAATTTTGGTACACAGCCACAATCTAATTTTCCAGTAGAGTTATACCTAGATGGTACGCTTGTAGCTACCGAAACTTTTACAGGTACAATTCAACCACAAGAATCTGTGAATTATGTATTCGACCAGTCGTTAGATTTATCATCGCCAGGAACAACATATCTTATTGAAGCACGCACAGCTTTAGGATCTGATGTAAACAACCCGAACGATGGCTTTACTGCTGAAATAGACAATACATTACTTGCGGTAGGAGATGCTGCCTTTAACAGCGGAGACTTTAGTATTATACGTTCTGGACAGAAGGAATACGACATCACGTTTAGCACTAACGATGAATATGGTGATGTTTCTTATGAAATATACAATACCATAGGGCAGAAAGTATATGCAGGTATGATGGAACAAAATGGAAATGTGTACGTAAAGCATGTTACCATGAGCGCCTCTCCTGTAGGTGTGTATTTTGTGAAGTTGTCTAATGGAGAATTTCAAGCATCAAAAAGAGTAATTGTGAGATAATTTTCGATCAATTTACAATAGATAAAAAGGTCTTGACACTATATGTCAAGACCTTTTTTATTGGTATTTATAGAATTACCTATAAGTCTAGTAGAGTTTACTTTGGTATTTAAGTGTTATCTTGTGGCACCTAAATAAATTTAATACTATGAGAAAGAATTTCTTTATTACACTTCTTTGTGCGTTTGCAGTGGCAACCACATTTGCACAACAACAAACATACCCTCCAGAGGAAATTATTGTAGGAACCTTTATAGGCGAAACCATGCCTTTAAGAGATTTTGCAGAATTACCAACACCTATGATTGTTGATCTTGAGAATCCGATAATGATTCCGAATGCATCAATAACTCCTACAGAGGAAAACACGACAACAACCAACATTCAAAACGTTCAAACCGAAAACGGTAGAATAAATGTATTGCCATTAGAGCAAAACTTTATTGGAGCGTCTAATAACGAGTCTGGGTTTGCTCCGCCAGATCCTTCTGGAGCGGTTGGGCCTAATCATTACCTACATGCGGTAAATTCAATCGTTAAGATTTTCGACAAGTCAGGAAATCTACAGGTTGGTCCTGTAAGTCTTTCTAGCTTTTTGGGGATTCCTTCAAATAGTGGAGATCCAATTATTATGTACGATCAACTGGCAGACCGCTGGGTGGTGAGCGAATTTGGTAGTATTAATGGAGGTGACTCTCTGGCAATTGGTGTTTCAACATCTAGTGATCCAGGAGGAACTTATAATGTGTACCAATACGCATTCAGTAGTTTACCAGATTATCCAAAATATTCTGTTTGGCATGATGGATACTACGGAACTGTAAACCTTGGTGGATTTACCACAAGAGGTTTTGTAATGGAGCGAGACGTAATGCTTGCTGGTGGTGCTAGTCCGCAAATCTTAATTTTCAGCTTACCAGATGTGGTTGTAAACCCAAACCAAGTAAAGAGTCCGGTAGCTGCCAACTTATTAGGAACAACAATAGATAATACTTTGCCGGGTTATATTGTATACTTACAAGATGATGCATGGGGAGGCGTAAGTTTTGACCATTTAAAAGTGTGGGAAATAGATATGGATTGGGGGAATACTGCCAATTCTACCATTTCTTCTCCGCTTGAAATTGCTACAGACGATTTTGATGCTGGAGAGCTATTTGGCAATGGAAATGGAGCTTTAAGACAACCAGGAACTAGCCAGCGTTTGGCAGCTCACGGGGGGATTATTTCATATTCAGCAAATTATAGACCTTTTTCTGGTCACAATTCGTGGTTAATCACATTTAACACCTTTATCGATGCTGCCGAAACAGGTGGAATTAGATGGATAGAATTACGAAATGACGCGATTAATGATTGGGATATTTTTCAGGAAGGAACCTTTTCAATCGCAGATGGGCACAGTCGTGTAATGAGTAGTAGCGCCATGGACCAGAACGGTAACATTGCGTTGGCATATACAACTGGAAGTACTACGTTAGCGCCATCATTGCGTTACACGGGGCGATTTGATGGAGATCCGCTAGGACAAATGACAGTTGCTGAAACCGTAATTATTGATGGTCCAGGTGTTAGAAATAACTTTCATAGGTATGGAGATTATTCTCATATGACAATGGATCCAGATAACTTAACATTCTGGTTTACCTCAGACTATTTTGCATCTAACAACTTTTGGAGAACACAGGTAGCTTCATTTTCATTGTCTAGTCAGTTAGTATCAGATGTTGGAACAGTAGATATTACTAGCCCTGAAAGTGGAATTTTGACTGCTACAGAAAGTGTTCAAGTTACAATTAGAAACTTTGGTACTGCAACTCAAACGAGTATTCCACTTGAATTAAGACTCGATGGAAATTTAGAAGCTATTGAAACTTTTGTTGGAAACATTCCTTCAAATGGAACAGCTACCTATACGTTTGCACAAACGTTAGACTTGTCTACTTTCGGACAAGAATATGAAATTGAAGTAAGCACTGGTTTGGTAGGCGATGAGTTTGCTAATAACGACTCGTTTACAAAAACAGTAAAGCACTTATTTTCTGACGATGTTGGAACGCTAGATATCACAGCTCCAGTGAGTGGCCCTGGTATTGGAATGGCGCCAATTTCTGTAGTTCTTAAAAACTTCGGAGCCGATGCACAATCTAATTTTGATGTGCAGTACACTATTAATGGTGGTACTCCAGTAGTTCAAACATTTACAGCCACCTTAGACTCTGAAGAAGAGGCACCATTTACCTTTGATGTAGAAGGAGACTTTACAGCGCTAGGAACATACGATATTGAAGTGTCAACTTCGCTAGTAGGAGATTTAGACTCGTCAAACGATACAGCAAGCGTTACTATTGAAAATGTACTATGTATGCCATCGTTAGACTGTTCACAAGGTGACGGATTTCAACTCGTTTCTGTCGCTGAAATAAACAATGCGTCAGGTTGTGAAGGGTATGCAGATTTTACAGCACAAGTAGGAAATCTTGCTGCGGGTTCTACAAACGATATTACGTTCACCACTGGTTTCGGAGATCAAAACGTAAAAGTTTGGATCGATTACAACGATGATTTTAACTTTACAGCTGCCGAAACAGTTGTGGCTAATTTTGTTATGGCGCCAGGGCAGGGAGCAGGATCTTATACAGAAACTGTGTCGCTTGTTGTACCAGCAAGTGCAGCTCCAGGACAACACATTATGCGTGTAAAAAGTAGAAGAGGAGGCTCTGTTCCAAATCCATGTGACGATACACAGCAAGGAGAGACAGAAGACTATACAATTAATATTGGACCACTAGGTGTAAATGATTTTGCAATTTCTAATTCAGACTTAATTGTTACAACACTAGAAAATAACCAATTTGAAGTAACACTAAACACTTCTTTCGATGGTAGTGTCTACTTAGGAGTCTACAATGTTCTTGGACAAGTAGTAGGTTTCAATAAGAAAGTGAACAAAGAAGGGAATCAATACAAAATGAAGCTTGACATGTCTAATGTTGCAAGCGGTGTATACTTAATTAAAATGGGTGGAATTTCTACTACCTCTGCGAAAACAGCACGAATTATCGTTAAGTAACGATATTATGAATGTTTATGTAAAGAGCGGACTAGAAAGTCCGCTCTTTTTTTATGTTATTTTTTCTGAAGTAGGGCGATGTAAAATCCGTCAAATCCAGATTTGTGAGCGTAGATGTTTTCTTCTGAGACTAAACTGAAATCGGCGCCAGCTTCACGAGCTAAAAAACCTTTTACTTGTTCGCCGTTTTCTGAAGGTAACACAGAACAGGTAGCATAGACAAGCTGCCCACCTTCTTTAACCATCCTTGAGTATGAGTCTAATAACTCTCGTTGTGTATCCTGAATGTTTTGTATAAATTCTGGCTGGATTTTCCACTTTGTATCGGGATTTCGTTTAAGAACGCCCAAACCTGAACAAGGTGCATCTATCAACACCTTATCTGCCTTGCCAACCATTTTCTTTATGGCCTTGGTAGATTCTATAAGTCGTGTTTCTATATTATGAATACCATTTCTACGGGCTCTACGCTTTAGTTCGTTTAATTTGTTTTGGTAGATGTCCATAGATACTACCTGCCCTTTGTTTTCCATTAACGATGCAATATGTAACGATTTACCACCAGCACCAGCACAAGCATCTACAATACGCATTCCTGGTTTTGGGTCTAGCACCGCGGCAACACGTTGCGAAGAGGCATCTTGCACTTCAAACCAACCTTTTTGAAAAGCATCTGAGGTAAATACGTTAGCACGCTCTTTTAGCTGAAGCGCATACGGATATCCATTAAGTGTGCTCGTTTCTATATCAAGATCGAATAAGGCATTCTGTAGTTCTTTTACAGTGGCTTTTAACGGATTAGCTCTCAGTACAACTGAGGCTTGCTGATTAAGCGCGGCAATTTCTTTATCCCAAAGCTTACCTAGTTCTTTTTCACCTAGCTTATCTAGCCAGTCTGGAATAGATTCTCGCAGGGCACGTGTTTTAATTGCTTCATCAAAACGCCCTTTAATTCGGCGTGTTGGTGTTTCTTCAAATTGTGGCCAATCGGGTATTTTTATTCCTTGCAAGGTTGCCCAAACGGTGAACAAACGAAAAAGATTAGGTCTGCTGTAAGGCATCTTCACTTCAGCAATTTCAGCATACAAACGTTTCCAACGTACAATGTCGTAGGTAGTTTCAGCAATAAAACTACGGTCTCGAGACCCCCATCGTTTATCGCGTTTTAATGTATTTCGTAAGACCTTGTCTGCCTGCTTATTTTCATTGAAGATATCGTTTAGGGAATCTATGGTGGCAAAGACTAGGTTTCTATGTAATTTCATGGTGTGTAAATTGGGGGCAAAGGTACTACAATCCCTTCATTTTGATTACTTTTGAGAAAACAATTTACAATGCGATTTTTCATAGTTCTATTGGCGTTGCCATTCCTTTTTTCTTGTTCTTCGGAAACATCAAATACTTTTACAGAGGTACAAATTGAACGCTTTTTTACAGATAGTTTAAGCATACGAGCCATCACGCCAGTAGATGAAAATGCTGTGTGGTTTGCAGCTAATAATGGGAGGGTTGGACTTATAGACGCAAAGACGCCTAAGCTGGCGACCATACATTATGAGGATTCAATTTTGGCGTTTCGCTCTATAGCTAAAATAGACAAAGCCGTATTTGTTTTGAGTATTGCAAATCCCGCTGTTTTGTATAAAATTGGTGTCGAAAATCGAGAAGCAACTAAAATTGAAGAGGTTTATGTAGAACATGGGGAAACTGTATTTTACGATGCAATGGCATTCTGGAACAACCAAGAGGGTATAGCAATGGGAGACCCAGTTGGAGGCTGCTTATCGATAATTCTTACTCGAGACAGCGGAGAAACATGGAAAAAAATCCCTTGTGATAAGTTGCCAAAGACAGAAAAAGGAGAGGCTGCGTTTGCAGCAAGTAATTCAAATATTGCCTTGTATAATGATCATGTTTGGACTGTGTCTGGTGGAAAACGAGCTCGTATATTTCATTCGGCCGACAAAGGAGAAAATTGGAACGTTTATGAAACACCTATTATTCAAGGGAAAGCAATGACAGGAATTTATAGTGTAGATTTCTTTGATGAAAAAACAGGTGTTATTTTTGGGGGAAACTGGGATGACCAAGCTTTTAATGAAGGCAATAAAGCGATTACAAGAGATGGCGGTAAAACATGGAAACTACTAAGCAACGGTGAAGGCCCTGGATATAGGTCGTCTGTGCGTTTTGTGCCAGGTACTAACGGGCATGGCCTTGTTGCTGTGGGTTCCCCTGGGATTTCGTACAGTGCAGATCAAGGAGTGAGCTGGAATGATTTATCTACAGAAGGTTTTTATGCTATCGAGTTTGTTAACGACACAGTGGCGTTTGCAAGTGGCAGAAATAAAATTTCTAAACTTGTTTTTAAATAGATTTAATCCTTATTGCGTCTGTTTTTAAAGCGGTCTAAGAGCTTTCGCTTAAAGTCTTCTTCGGCTTTTCGTAATAAAATTATCTTTTTTGGGGGTAACTTTCCTTTTAAGTTAGCAACTAAGTCGCTATAAACCTGTAATTCTTGTTGTTTTAGCTTAATACTCTTGTCGATTAGTGCGTTCGCTTCTGCATCAGAAAGAGTTTCGAAATCACTTCTAATCTTTTCCATAATTTCTTTACGTTCTGTTTTACGCAAGGCTCGCATTTTTTCTTCAGAAGCATTGTAAATAGGCCAAAAGGCGGTTGCTTCTTCAGAAGTTAACTCAAGCTGCTCGGTAATATGTGCGACTTTATAAGCCTTTATTTTTTCATGACGATCAGGTTGCGCAATCATTGTTGTTGTCGCCACGAAGAGGAGTAAAAAAAGTATATTTTTCATATCGTTATTCTAGGTATAATGAGGGATCATCGATATTGTTTAATAGATAATCTGTAAGGTTTTCTGTTGAAATATCTTCGGAAGGCACGGCTAACGCACTTACATCTTCATCTTGCAATAACAGCGCAATTTCTTGTTCCGAAAAATCTAAATTTCCTTCGTCTATATACGAAGCTATGGTTTCTGTATTTACATCGTTTAATGTTATCGATGTTTCCGAAGAAAAGTTTATGATACTCACTATGAATGCAACACAGGCGGCTACAGAAGCAGAAACAATAAAAATACGAGACTTATACAACGGAATTACCTTAGCATCTGTTTCTTCAGAAATAGCGGGAATTTGCGCAACCAATTTCTCTTCAACTCGATTGAAATAGTTCTCAGGAACTTTAAAACCGGCCTCTTTTGGAAGCGTATCTTCTAAAACTGAATTAAGAATACGTTCTTCCAAATCGTCAAAATAGTGATCTGGTGTTGTAAAGCCTGTCGTATATTTTTTTTCTTGTTTCATTTTATAGTTAGACACATTTAGTGTAGTATAGTTTCATTTTCAGTTAGATAGGCAGTAACTTTTTTTACTGCAATATGGTAGGTGCTTTTTAATCCGCCCACCGAGGTATCTAATATTTCAGACAATGCTTCGTAGGTGTGGTCTTCAAAATACTTCATATTAAAAACCAGTTGTTGCTTGTGTGGCAAGGTTGCAATCGCCTTTTGCAATTGTAACTGTATTGCTTTTCCTTCAAAATATACGTCACTTTCTAAATTACTAATGGCGTGCTCCTGAACTTCTTCTACGGTTGTGTTCTTTAGTTTTGCCCGTTTCTTCATAAAGGTAATAGCCTCGTTAGTTGCGATTCTGTACAACCATGTGTACAATTTGCTGTCTCCTTTAAACGTATCGATGTTCTTAAAAACCTTTATAAATGTATTCTGAAGTACATCATCTGCATCGTCATGATTTATAACCATCTTCCTAATATGCCAATACAAGCGTTCCTTATATTGGGATATCAATAATCTGAACGCGCGATCACGTTCGGTATTATTCTGCAATAAGGTAACAAGTTCTTGTTCTTGAACCACAGGTTTGTTTTGTTTAAAGATATGACTTATAAACTCAAATAAGGTTTAATAGGAAAAGCATAAAACATCGTTAAATCGATAAAAAGCATGAATTATCGATAAAATACATGATTTTTTTGTTTTGTAGGAAAAAAAGCCTACATTTACGTCATACTTCTTATGTATAGTTCGCTATTATTAGCCCCAACTGTAATACGAACGCAATAAAGACGGGTCTTAGCGGGGGCTGACCCGTTTTTTTTTATGCCAAAAAATTAAAAAGTAGGTTTGTAGGAATTGAAATTATAAAATCGAAATAAAATCGATTAAATGCATTATATATACGATTAAATGCAAATTTTATTTGGATAATTCAAATTTGCGTGTATCTTTACATCAAGAAAATAATACTTATGTAATTGAATGCTATGTGCCCCAAATATGGCATTCAAAAGTTAAAAAGAGAGCGGAGCCCCAACCGCTCTTTTTTTGTGCTTTAATTTTGCTGAAATTTTAGATGAATTCGTTTTGGTTATTTTACGCAAAAGATTGCATCTCTACAAGACTAAAATACACTCCCTTTTGTGCCAATAAATCCTGATGCTTGCCCTGCTCTACAATTTCTCCTTTGCTCAATACCACAATGGTATCTGCATTCTGTATGGTAGATAGCCTGTGTGCAATAACCACCGAAGTACGATGTTGCATCATTTTTTCTAGTGCATCTTGTACCAAACGTTCACTTTCTGTATCTAAAGCTGAGGTAGCTTCGTCTAAAATCATGATTGGCGGATTCTTTAATACGGCACGTGCAATGCTAATTCGCTGTTTTTGCCCGCCACTCAATTTATTACCGCTATCACCTACGTTGGTATCGATGCCTTTGGGTAGGGTTGCTACAAACTCCCATGCATTTGCAATTTTTAGAGCTTCAATAATTTCTGTATCGGTTGCTTCGGGTTTTGCTACTAGTAAGTTTCCTATTACGGTGTCATTAAAGAGTATAGAGTCTTGAGTTACTAATCCTAATAAATCTCTTAATGACTTTTGCGTGATGTCTTTTATATTCTGCCCATCTATGTTAATAGTTCCTTCATTTACATCGTAGAAACGTGTAATTAAATTGGCTATGGTACTTTTTCCGCTTCCGCTCTGTCCTACTAGTGCAACGGTATGGCCTTTGGGAACATGTAAGGTGAAGTTCTTAAGCACATAATCATCTTCATACTTAAACGAGATATTGGTAAGCGACAGCTCACTTTCAAAACCTTCTTTTATTTGGGCGTTAGGTTTGTCTTTAATAGCGCTTTCGGTTTCTAATATTTCCAAGACACGTTCTGCAGCCGCATTTCCTTTCTTTACGCTATAGCTAGCTTTACTAATTGCTTTTGCGGGTGTTAATATTTGATATGCCAATGCCATGTAAACAATAAACATTTCTGCGGGTAACGTTCCTTCAACAAGTACCATGTGCCCACCATACCATAATAATACAGCTATGGTTACAATACCTAAAAATTCGCTCGTTGGCGATGCAAGGTTTTGTCTATTTAACAAGGTATTCGAGAATTTAAACAATCGGGTTGTAGAGTCTTTAAAACGATTGTAAAAAATATTTTCAGCATTAAACCCTTTTATAATTTTAAGTCCGCCCAAGGTTTCATCTAATATAGACAAGAAAAACCCTTGTTCGCGCTGTACACGTTCAGACTGTGCTTTCAGGCTTTTCCCAATCCATGAAATAATAAGGCCAGAAATTGGTATGAAGATGAATACGAAGATGGTTAGCTTCACGCTAATTAGTAGCATTGCGATAATGGCAAAAAGAATGGTGAGCGGTTCGCGTACAATAAGTTCTAATAGTGAAAGAAACGAGTGTTGAATTTCATGAACATCGGTAGTAATTCTAGCAATAGTATCGCCTTTACGCTTTTCAGAATAAAACGAAACGGGTAAGTCTACTGTTTTTTTATACAGATCGTTGCGCAGGTCTTTTAAAACGCCATTTCGCAGAAAGGTTATAAAGAACATTGCCAAATACCCAAACAAATTCTTAAGAAGAAACATGGCAATAACTAATATAACCATAAACAAAAGTGCTTCTTCAGGGCCGTTGCTGGCTTTTTCGGTTACAAAGTAATTGAGGTAATTTTCAGCATAGTCTTTTGCGTTCGCAATACCTGTCCATTCTGGTTCAACCTGTAGCTGTTTGGTTTTATCAAATAACACACTAAGCATCGGAAACAGCGAGACCATGGCAAGGGTTCCGAAGAGTGCATAAAAGACGTTAGATATTATGTTGAGCCACGCATACGTTTTGTACGGCAGTGCATAGCGCATTATTTTTTTAAAGTAGTTCATTTATGAGACAGCCAAATGCTGTTGTATTTTTTCTATTTTTTGTTGCAGGACTGAGTCTGCGTTTTCTGTTTCTGGAGCAGCATAAACGCTCATGTAAAACTTAATTTTAGGCTCTGTGCCACTGGGTCTTGCTGCAATTTTACTGCCATCTTCGGTATAGTATATGAGTACGTTAGAGGTGGGAATATCTAATGTGTTAGTTGTGTTGTTTTGTATGTTTTTTACTGTACTACTGGCATAATCTTCTATCTTCACCACTGCACTTCCTGCAATTTCGGTAAACGGATTTTCACGTAATTGTTTCATCATGGTTGCAATCTCTTCTGCTCCTTTCTTTCCTTTTTTTACTACGGAAATGAGCGCCTCTTTATAGGTTCCGTAGGTTGCAAACAAATCTGAAAGATATGTATATAATGTACCTCCCTTTTCTTTTTGTTGTGCGGCCATTTCGCAGGCGAGTAACGTTGCTGTAACAGCGTCTTTATCTCTAACAAAATCGCCTACCATATAGCCGAAACTTTCTTCGCCGCCACCAACAAATTCTAGCTCTGGAAAGTCTTTTACCATCTTGGCAATCCATTTAAATCCGGTAAGCCCTTCTTTATAACCAATGTTGAAATCGTCTGCAATTGTCTTTACCATAGGTGTAGACACTATAGTAGACGCAACAAATTGATTTTGGTTGAGTTTTTCGTTGCTTTTCCATTTGGTTAAGAGAAAGTGCGTCATTAAAACCATGGCTTGATTGCCGTTGAGAATGGTCATTTTTCCAGTGTCATTCCTTACGGCAATGCCTAATCTGTCGCAATCAGGATCGGTGCCAATAACAATGTCTGCACCTTGTTTTTCTGCCAATGCTAGTGCCATAGCTAATGCTTCTGGCTCTTCTGGGTTAGGCGATGCTACCGTAGGAAAGTCGCCATCTGGCATGGCTTGTTCTTCTACAATAGAAACTTGTGTGTATCCGGCCATTTCAAGCACTTTCGGAATCATAGTAATTGAAGTGCCATGGAGGGAAGTGAACACAATTTTTAAATTTTCCTTAGCTGAAGCGATCGTATTAAAACTTCCGTTTTGTGCTGAAGCCTTTGCAAATGCCTCATCTACTACGGTATCAATACTTTTAATGAGTTGTTGGTTGCCTTCAAACAAAATCTCCTCGTAAGGGAGGCTGTTTATTTCCGCAATAATTTCTGCATCTTGAGGAGGCACTAATTGCCCACCATCTTCCCAATATACTTTATAACCGTTGTACTCTGGTGGGTTGTGTGAGGCGGTAAGAACAATTCCGCATTGGCAGTTAAGGTGTTTAACGGCAAACGACAATTCTGGCGTAGGCCTTAG
This Rasiella rasia DNA region includes the following protein-coding sequences:
- a CDS encoding phospho-sugar mutase: MYVDPKILERVNKWLTPFFDTTTQETIKELIAFDPEGLEDSFYKSLEFGTGGMRGIMGVGDNRINKYTLGKNTQGISNYLHKQFPNKQPKVAIAYDCRHNSKELAQVVAQVFAANNIQVYLFSDLRPTPELSFAVKHLNCQCGIVLTASHNPPEYNGYKVYWEDGGQLVPPQDAEIIAEINSLPYEEILFEGNQQLIKSIDTVVDEAFAKASAQNGSFNTIASAKENLKIVFTSLHGTSITMIPKVLEMAGYTQVSIVEEQAMPDGDFPTVASPNPEEPEALAMALALAEKQGADIVIGTDPDCDRLGIAVRNDTGKMTILNGNQAMVLMTHFLLTKWKSNEKLNQNQFVASTIVSTPMVKTIADDFNIGYKEGLTGFKWIAKMVKDFPELEFVGGGEESFGYMVGDFVRDKDAVTATLLACEMAAQQKEKGGTLYTYLSDLFATYGTYKEALISVVKKGKKGAEEIATMMKQLRENPFTEIAGSAVVKIEDYASSTVKNIQNNTTNTLDIPTSNVLIYYTEDGSKIAARPSGTEPKIKFYMSVYAAPETENADSVLQQKIEKIQQHLAVS